Sequence from the Meriones unguiculatus strain TT.TT164.6M chromosome 5, Bangor_MerUng_6.1, whole genome shotgun sequence genome:
gacagaaaccaagaaacaagaAAGCCTAGAAAGAGTCAAACGGGGGGAGCGTGTCTCCAACAGAGGTGTGTAACTGAACAGTGAGGTATTCAGCTAGCAAACGAGCTCTGTGACGGAAATGTGTCCAAAAATAACGACGAAGTCAGGCAGAATTTCGTCACAGCATAGGAGTGCTTCCTGGCATAATGTGTTTAGTTTTCAAAGTGTGTAAGAAAATAGTCCAGGGATGTTCTAATCCCCaaggctcactctgtagcccaggctatgcTCAAattcttgattctcctgcctctgccttccaagtgctggggattACATGGCATGCCAGCACAGCTAGCTTTTGGTTTTGGGTGGCACTTAGGAttcaaacccagggtcttgtgcatcctaggcaagcactctaccactgacctaTCTGCTGGCCCCTTCCAATTTCTTTCggggtctttctttcttccttccttccttccttccttccttccttccttccttccttccttccttccttccttcctttctttctttctttctttctttctttctttctttctttcttgtctaaTCCTGGGAGGAAAGACCCATGTTTCCCGGGTTTTCTGGATGAGGGAGATTGAGGCGTTTGCCCAGATCCTGCCTCGTGTCCCTCAGCCCAGCATCCTACCTGGCTGTGGTGGATTTTTACAGATGGTGTCAGAGTCGTGGGTGCCTGGAGCTACTTCCACCAGACCCTGGTCCTCACACCTGTGGAGGAAACAGGACTCTGAGCTCTCCCTGCTCCCTTGGTTGCCCAGCTCCGGGAACACACAGTGGGGGAATGGCCAGGTGAACACATGGAGTCAAGATGGAGGGGATGACAACCTTTGAACTTcctggagtgggggaggggcttgggaaGGGGCACTCTCACCTGGTATGGGGTTGGCAGCGGGCTCTGAGGGAGGAGGTGTTCTGGAAATGTCCTGGCTTGCAGGGGACACAGCTGATGCCAGTATCCGTAAGTTCATCTGGCGAAAGAAAGGCCAGTCATCGTGAGTGGACAAGTGTGAGCCCAGCAGGGGGCTTCCTCCACGCCTCCTCCTTGCCAACCAATCTGTACTAGAGCTGTTACCTTCCCCAAGCCTGGCTTTGCAGCCTGCCATTTTGCCCAAGCTTCCCCAGGGCTGACAGGATCCACCTTCAGAGCTCCTCACACCTGTCCCAATTCAAGTCTTGCAGACCCCCTCCTGTGCGCCCTTTGCATAAAACGATAGGTATTTTATGCCAAAGAGGACCCCGGTGGGGAGTCACCACCGACACAGCACTGTGCTCCTTGCCCTGGACTCCCAGCCACCTTCCACTGGCTGCCTTCAGTGACCTCTGACCTGTAACCTCAGCTTCCGTGCCAGGTGGGCAGTTTACAAATTCGCAGTGAACACACTCATTGGCCGAATACAACACACAGGTCATCCCTGGCTTACAGCGGCACTCGGATTTCCGGTCACTGGTGCAAGGGGCGACCTCCTCAAAGCCCAGCACTGGTAGGGAGAGGGAAGAGTCAGGGAGGAGCTGGGGTCCCCGGCATTACCCATCATCCAGGTGCGTCCCCACTCACCAGAGTCACAGGGGCGGCACACCTGGCAGATGCTGAGATGGTTCCAGTGTTCATTGTAGTAATTTGGGGCGCAAGTCTGGCAAGCTGTGTCTTCGTTGGGGCTGCATACAGCAGAGACAAACTTGCCTGTGAGGCGAGCGAGGCAAGAGGGCTATCAGAAGACGAGGAGTTTTAATCCCTGTCTATCCCTGTCCCTGCTGCTTGCTGCAAGCCGTGGAGTCTGCCTGGCCTTGGCCTCTTTGTCATCCTGCCTTCATGGCTCCGCAGCTACCTCTTCAAATCTCAGTACTCGTGTGCCCATGGCTAGTGCTTTCCGTTTTCCCAGCGTTCGTGTCACTCTGACCCACCACCTAGGCTTCCTAGGACTGTTCTCACCTGGGGGGCAGCGAGAGCAGCAGATGTGATGACTGGGTTCGTAGTATTCCTTGTCCTGGTCCCAGCATGTTTGGTTTTCAATGCGATATGGGGGCACCTTCCAGGGGAGGCGGAGACAGAGAAGAATGAGGCAGGGACAGCTCTGGAGGACAGTAGGGCTACACAGAAGCCTGCCCAGGCCCCTTTTCCCACTTGGCCCATCCCacccagcccctccctcaccGGCTGGGGCTGAGTTGTCACCAGGAGCCCGCAGAGTCCCAGCAGGAGTGGCCCCCAGGCCAGGCCGCAGGGAGAGGAGGCCGTAGGCAGGCGCATGGCGGCCTTTCGGGGTCGGCTGACCAGATCGGGTGGAGGCCTGGGAGGAAGGTGGGAAGCCCGGACGTCCTGAGCAGCGGTGGCCACGACTTCCCAAGCCTGGCGGCTGGGCCGACGTGCCCCCCGGGGGCCGGGAGCGGCCGGGCCTGGCCTCCAGGGCTCCAGCGCCGGGCTCAGGAAGTGGGAGTGGAGAGAGCCGGCCGGGGGCGGGGGCAGGGAGCTCTGGGAGCAGAGACCGGCCTGTCGCAATCGCGACGGGGGGAAGAGGAACAGGCTTGGCCGCCTCGACGCAGGGCGGGAGGGGGTGTCCGGGAAAGCACGTGAGAGCTGCGAGCCCGGAACCCGGCCTCCACCTTTCTTCGGAAGCCTGGCCCCCAAAGGGGCTGCGGATCAAGACCACCCCCTGGCGCGCAGAACCAGGGCCTGACCTCCAAGAACCTAGGGCAAAGCTGACCTGGGAACACATGCTGTTGAAGCAGAGCAGTGGACGGCTGGGTGCCAGATTTGCAATGCAGAGGCTGCAGGGATTGGCAGTGCACCCGGCTGAGACACCCAGAGGTGCCTAGGAGTTGTAGCATCTGGTCAGTCACCCGACTTGTCAGAGACCGAGGGCCTGCCCCACtctgactttttaaagaaaagttacCACAGTAATAAGCCACCAGGCctccatctcactggcccacccACACTACGCACTAGTGGGCACACAGGACACAGTGAATCTTCTGTTGTCTGGAAACCTCTCTCGAAAGGAGAATAGGGAATGTGGAAGCCCAGGTCCCGATGAGTGGGGacctctgggctggggctggataGCCCAGTTCCAGCATGTGTGCCCATAAGCCTGTTACTCTCTGTAAACAGGGGGACCTGAGAGCCCAGCCACCTTATCTTCTGGAGAAAACCTGCTCAGGATGCCAGGGACCCAGAGGACTGCGGGGCTCCAAGGTTGTTCAGCCTGGTGGCCCGCCATTAATAGCCCAGAGCTGCTTGTAGTTGTGTGCCACCCTTCTTTCCGCCTTCCACCTGTTGCTGCTTCCCGGCCCCCTCACCCGTCCCACGCCTCCAGGAAGCAGCCTCGGAGCCCCCAGAGCCCTCAGCGACTGCCTCGTGCTGCTTGTCCGCTCCCTACTAGGCTGTGGGCTGGCCTGTGGCCTGGTTTGGATATTATGTCTGGGCTGGCAGAGTTTAGCATGCTCTGGCTGATGCCACATGGTTACATACATACTCACGGAATAAATGAAGGCTGTCCACGCGGCTTAGCCACTCTGGCAGAATCTACCTGCAGTCCAGATCTGATTTTCAGATTCCAGCCCATGTCAGCCTCTGCCCCGCCTCCCTGTGACTCGGGGGAGTCTCCTCTGAGACGAGGGGAAGTCTTCTCTTGCTctagctcccccccccccccccccccgagaacTGGCCTTCCTCGGTGCATAGGATATCCAGACAGGCCTTCCTTGGAGATGCTGGCGCAGGGGTGCGTCTTAGAAAAGACTGAGGGGTCCTGCCTCGGTAGGCCAGCAGCTTCAGTGCTAGAAACTGCCTACCCATCAATAGGCCAAGACGAAGGTCACCTGACAAGGGTAGAGATACCTGAATAGCAGACCTgctctggtttcttttctttctggtccCAAGGAGTTGGCCAGGGTCTGGACTCACCCAGATCTCTTCAGAACATAAAGGAACAGCTGGGCAGCAGCTTTACATAGTTTTcaccatttcttctttttatgttttattaggGAAAGGTCACATGTACTGtccaaaaaagagagaaaggagtatTCTGATCCACCATGTTGTCATTACCTAGCTTTAACTTGTGGCCAGTCTTTCTTCCTCATATAGTATGTgtatcttttgttgttgtctgagacagggtttctctgtgtagccctggccagagctctgcctcccaagtgctgggaaggcGTGCACCAGAACCATCTGtcagtatgtgtttttttttttttttttttttttaagatttataaatGTTCTGCCCGCAGGTATGGCtttgtgccagaagagggcaccaggtctcattatagatagttgtgagccgccatgtggttgctgggaactcaggacctctggaagagtagacagtgctcctacctctgagccatctctccagcccctcagtatGTGTATTTTAAGGTTTATGAGTCTTCACATACAGATTAGTAGATTCACACTTAATTTTTTATCGcttgtttatttgtatgtttatgtagTAAGGATGTGACTGTGGACACTTTCTGAGGTAGGGAGACTCAGGCGACCTCCTGGCAGCCTATCGGGACTGTAGATAGGCAACTCACTAGAAAATGGTTATTATGATGCCTCTCCAACCTTCTTCTGGAGGGTGGGGCCTCGGGGGTGAGAGATCTTCAGATTCTTAGTGAGCACAGCATTGTCTTTGACTCTTGTGCTTTTTACCAGCTTCCAGAAACGTTTAACTGTGTCCATTGGGCAATACCAGATGGGGACTGAGTGCCCCACAGACTCCCAGATTGCGTGAAGGCTCTTCTCCCAGGCCTCCTTCAGAGATCGCTGAAACACCCTTCTCCCCACAGCCGACGAGCAATCCAATGAGAATAGCTGTTGGTGGGTCCCTCTAAACCCTCCTGTTTCTTCCTTATATTTCTCTTCACCAGCTGGTGCTCTCAGCACACCAGGGAACAGACAGAACGGATGAGAGGCAGCCTTCTCTGGAGTGTTTGGAATTTCAGTGGGATCAAAGCCTTGCCCAGTTATTCTCGATCCTGGTAGGCCTGCTCCCCAGAAGACCTTTGGAAATAAACTGAAGACATTTTAGGTTGCAACAGCTTGGAAATGCCACAGTAACCTAATGAGCAGAGGCCAGGGATGTTGTTGTGACCTGCCGTGCCATACAGGAATTGCCTGGCTGGGAACGCCAGCAGTGCCGGAATTGGTAAGCCCTGTACTAACCAAAGGGACACATCTCTAATGGGAAACTTTTAAGCATCTTTCCAGGTCGCTAAATTGAGGATGGCGGAGAGAAATTTTCTGGTCCATCACGTTGGATTTAAACTACATAAAGGAAGATTAAAAAGATGCTATTTGCCATAGTAGGCAGCCCTGTAGTTAAGGCTTATCTAAGAGTAAAGGGGTACATTTAAGTGGGTGACTCATTTTTACCATAGAAACCTTAAAGGctgaaaaggaaaaagtgaagGAAATTTCGATAAAACAGACCACAAACCAATGTGCTTTCTGAGGACGTCAAGATGTTTGATGTTTCCCCAATGCACACACCTCTCTGTCAAAGACAAACCTTGGACCCCAGCCAAGATGTGAAATTCTATTGTCTGCAGAGTGGCCAGACAAGTAGTGGCCAGTatgttgggcatggtggtatacgTTTGTAACTTCAGCACTTGGAGGATGAGGTAGGACTGGGAATTTGAGAGCAGCCTGAGCCACAGAGCGagtgtctcagaaacaaaacgaaacagaaaTAGTAGCCACCAGTCGCCAAAGTTACCAAGATAAGTAAGCCGGTGCTTGTCCTCAGAGAACTTATAATATGatctacatacatgtaggcatgTGCACATAAACACAGGTGCATATGTGGGCCAGTTCACTAAAGTAAACATCAGGAGGTGTTGAGGATGGGTTTCGTTGGGAATGTGGAGGGGGAAAGGGCTTCCTTCCAGTCAGCCATCTCTGGAatgaagaggcaggaagacctgtGCATCCTAATGCTCGCCCCAACGCAGACCCTCAAGTTCATTTCTTTCCCTAGAGCCACCGCACAGATTATGGTAGGTGGCTGGTGGTGGGCTTCGAAGGCAGCCCCTTATTTAAGGGATGGCTTGGGGCTCTGGGAGAGGCCACAGGAAGCCCTGGGAAGGGAGTCTTTCTCAGGCAAGGTAAAACATGCTCCTGCCATGCTACACAAGACTCTACCATTCTGGAAGTCAGGAAAGCAGCCTCAGACTTGGGAAACAACTCACCCCAACTTCTGGGTGGCTCTGACACCTTGTTCTTAGGCCTTAGCTCCCCCATGTACTCAGCAGAGGGCTAGACCTTACCCCCCACTTTTTGCTCCTTCATTCTTTAAATGATAGCCCTGAAGCCCAGAAAGGTAAAAATgtccatttgttttgttgttgttgttgttttgtgtttttgtttgcttgtttgttttgtccttccatccttctgtccttccttcctttttgttttgttcttgaaacagggtctcactatgtagctttggctgtcctagcaCTCACtgttgtagactaggctggccttgaactcagagagatcttgAGTTCAAGAAGACCTgcttctcaagtactgggattaaaggatatAGCACTATACCCAGCTTAAAAAGGCCTTTTCAAAGacaaaacagtttaaaaataaaa
This genomic interval carries:
- the Ltbr gene encoding tumor necrosis factor receptor superfamily member 3; the protein is MRLPTASSPCGLAWGPLLLGLCGLLVTTQPQPVPPYRIENQTCWDQDKEYYEPSHHICCSRCPPGKFVSAVCSPNEDTACQTCAPNYYNEHWNHLSICQVCRPCDSVLGFEEVAPCTSDRKSECRCKPGMTCVLYSANECVHCEFVNCPPGTEAEVTDELTDTGISCVPCKPGHFQNTSSLRARCQPHTRCEDQGLVEVAPGTHDSDTICKNPPQPGTMLLLAVLLPLVFFLLFTTILACTWKRLPSSLCRKLGTLLKKHPEGEESTPCPPPRANPHFPDPDLAEPLLSGDLSPAPGGPPVTPALEEVGLQQQSPLAQARELEAEPGEHGQVAHGANGIHVTGGSVTVTGNIYIYNGPVLGGTRGPGDPPAAPEPPYPTPEEGAPGPSELSTPYQEDGKAWHLAETETLGCHAL